From one Nitrospira sp. MA-1 genomic stretch:
- a CDS encoding MogA/MoaB family molybdenum cofactor biosynthesis protein, whose product MVVTCSDTRTPESDTSGKLICHLLKEQGHSIAEYRIIKDEPTEIKALLLQAIGQEALQVIIINGGTGISRRDSTFEAVDDFLEKRLDGFGEIFRFLSYQDIGSPAMLSRAVAGTHGKLVVFSIPGSQGAVRLAMEQLILPEIGHITGELTK is encoded by the coding sequence ATGGTGGTCACCTGTAGTGATACCCGAACGCCAGAATCTGATACCAGTGGAAAGTTAATCTGTCATCTTTTAAAAGAGCAAGGACACAGCATTGCAGAATACCGGATCATTAAAGATGAACCGACCGAAATTAAGGCCCTCCTTCTCCAAGCCATTGGTCAAGAGGCCCTTCAGGTTATCATTATCAATGGCGGGACAGGTATCTCACGGCGAGACTCCACATTTGAAGCCGTTGATGACTTTTTAGAAAAACGACTTGATGGATTTGGGGAGATTTTTCGGTTTTTGAGTTATCAAGATATTGGATCCCCCGCCATGTTAAGTCGGGCCGTGGCGGGGACACATGGAAAGCTTGTCGTTTTTTCTATTCCAGGTTCTCAAGGGGCGGTCCGCCTAGCAATGGAGCAACTTATTCTACCTGAAATAGGGCACATAACTGGAGAGCTAACGAAGTAG
- a CDS encoding (2Fe-2S) ferredoxin domain-containing protein, whose protein sequence is MPKPKYHILVCTNSRPPGHPKPSCGAAGAQNLLMALNMGLIERGVQPGEVLVTGTTCLGPCESGPNVVVYPTGTWYSQVKDSDVAVILDEHIKKGEPAAQLKPDSVWA, encoded by the coding sequence ATGCCAAAACCGAAGTATCATATTCTAGTGTGCACGAACTCCCGTCCTCCTGGGCATCCCAAGCCTTCATGTGGAGCTGCGGGAGCTCAAAATTTATTAATGGCACTCAATATGGGCTTGATTGAACGTGGGGTTCAACCTGGCGAGGTATTAGTCACTGGGACAACTTGCCTCGGGCCTTGCGAAAGTGGCCCAAACGTGGTCGTCTATCCGACAGGAACTTGGTACTCCCAGGTCAAAGACTCCGATGTAGCGGTTATTTTAGATGAGCACATCAAAAAAGGAGAGCCTGCTGCACAGCTCAAACCGGATTCCGTTTGGGCCTAA
- a CDS encoding gamma-glutamylcyclotransferase, with translation MRFFIYADNLNPTQLKRRAPEAQFLFKAYVPDHTIKFGRWSNQWRCGLATIAPSAGERVWGGVFDLTPEDVQEMDKFEGDLPEGAFRHVEVHVFTEDGEKEFVSTHVAQSIGRFKAKDHYLDWILAGVKHWKLPDECVDMWDLFRSK, from the coding sequence ATGCGCTTTTTCATTTATGCAGACAATTTGAATCCCACGCAGCTTAAACGACGTGCTCCTGAAGCACAATTTTTATTTAAGGCATACGTGCCAGACCACACCATCAAATTTGGGCGCTGGTCTAACCAATGGCGCTGTGGATTGGCCACTATTGCCCCTTCTGCTGGTGAACGAGTGTGGGGAGGGGTTTTTGACCTTACCCCGGAGGATGTCCAGGAAATGGACAAGTTCGAGGGAGATCTTCCCGAAGGAGCTTTTCGTCATGTTGAAGTACATGTGTTCACTGAGGATGGAGAAAAGGAATTCGTCAGCACACATGTAGCCCAAAGCATTGGAAGATTTAAGGCCAAAGATCATTATTTAGATTGGATTCTCGCGGGAGTCAAGCATTGGAAGTTGCCGGATGAATGCGTGGACATGTGGGATTTGTTTCGCTCAAAATGA
- a CDS encoding retropepsin-like aspartic protease, whose translation MARVELNDFHESRLIVDTGATYTTISENLAFDAGIRSDLANSRITLFTVGGKVQAELGIARKIRVGNTGRENVQVVIFTIPDLPDGIDGLLGLSFFDHFLVRLDHSNQQLHLSPRT comes from the coding sequence GTGGCACGAGTGGAATTAAATGACTTCCATGAATCCAGACTCATTGTTGATACGGGGGCAACATATACGACCATTTCTGAAAATTTGGCATTTGATGCAGGAATTCGCTCAGATTTGGCAAATTCGCGGATTACCCTCTTTACTGTTGGGGGAAAAGTACAGGCCGAGTTAGGCATCGCACGAAAAATTCGTGTGGGAAATACAGGAAGGGAAAATGTCCAGGTAGTCATATTTACCATCCCGGACCTCCCAGACGGGATTGATGGCCTACTGGGTCTCAGTTTTTTTGATCATTTTCTTGTTCGTCTGGACCATTCCAACCAACAGTTACATCTCTCGCCAAGGACTTAG
- a CDS encoding TonB-dependent receptor produces MLIGDGKWGEWCALVLWIFGLGTFMGVGLVQAVEQDNDKKVWIVTGIVQYEDFRRVPQVTVELRDQEGTIINTQVSNEGGEFIFAPPESGIYSIQATQSDLSSESTILKIENDPLLEVKLTLAHRQELTLDVVASLPPIQSRLSGESYSVSRKDIEELPRGNNIALNDLLLTLPSAVDGGLKQVHIRQDHANFQFRIDGVPVPDTVSSVFTDVISPRTWERADIILGGPEAQFGNKTAAVIDITTKSGTQPDSGSLQFFGGSNETLNPSFEYGGTVGSEFRYYLMNSFISTNRGINPPTLGKSVFHDQSNQNQSLFRGDWQIDNQNSVTVLFLNSIAKFEIPTQPGLAANPTLVGLIQGENPGFEPVNSQNINEYQKENNQYSQLVWRQDWSHDRFFSLAGFFQHSRATFTTDPFNALSYTSDPDEPFSAGDQDRWAYTGGIRFDYSHRLNSNHLVKTGFQIQRTQAVNKTRLSAFLRDEAGDPVGGVISRNGDNRTIGWREEFWIQDQWTPWAQWTFNLGVRFDQIQALTNDMQVSPRIGATYAMTPNHVFHAFYGRLFTPPNIESVPFLQLNTVGTTAEPENLTNTTVKPERAHYFEVGSAHALGDSLSIELTGYYKLSKNLSDAGQFGTTPLLNYFAFKRGWQRGIDLAVKAKFLENLYGRGNVAWGQCRGKKLQSGFMLLEQEEINDINSSSGVYCDHMQLVTSSAVLTYRPFTKTTITGQMLFGSGMRTTDGGGKTNATHSPSYTTYNLSIEHLLPLWDKYKLLLGFDVINLLDQHVFLNDGEGSIGLGVAHANMPRSFFFRGQFFFGG; encoded by the coding sequence ATGTTGATCGGGGATGGTAAATGGGGGGAGTGGTGTGCCCTTGTTCTCTGGATTTTCGGATTGGGGACGTTTATGGGTGTTGGTCTTGTCCAAGCTGTGGAACAAGACAATGACAAAAAAGTCTGGATTGTAACCGGTATAGTGCAATACGAGGATTTTCGCCGAGTTCCTCAGGTAACGGTGGAATTGCGGGATCAGGAAGGCACCATCATTAATACTCAGGTGTCGAATGAAGGGGGGGAGTTTATTTTTGCTCCTCCTGAGTCTGGTATTTATTCTATTCAAGCAACCCAGTCTGACTTATCGAGCGAGTCCACTATTCTTAAGATTGAAAATGATCCTTTGCTCGAGGTCAAGTTAACCCTGGCACATCGCCAGGAACTCACTCTTGATGTTGTGGCGTCATTGCCTCCCATTCAGAGTCGTCTCTCCGGAGAATCCTATTCGGTGAGTCGTAAGGATATCGAGGAATTACCCCGAGGGAATAATATTGCCCTTAATGATCTGCTTTTAACCCTCCCTAGTGCTGTAGACGGGGGACTGAAGCAAGTGCACATTCGTCAGGATCACGCTAATTTTCAATTTCGGATTGATGGGGTCCCCGTTCCGGATACCGTATCTTCTGTCTTTACGGATGTCATTTCCCCACGTACCTGGGAGCGCGCAGACATTATTTTGGGTGGGCCGGAAGCGCAATTCGGGAATAAAACCGCGGCGGTAATTGACATAACGACGAAAAGCGGGACCCAACCCGACTCTGGCTCATTGCAATTCTTTGGTGGCTCAAACGAAACACTGAACCCTTCTTTTGAATATGGGGGAACCGTCGGCTCAGAATTTCGGTATTACCTGATGAATAGCTTTATCTCTACAAACAGAGGAATTAATCCTCCCACTTTAGGAAAAAGCGTATTTCATGACCAAAGTAACCAAAACCAATCCCTTTTCCGTGGAGATTGGCAGATTGATAATCAGAACAGTGTCACGGTGTTGTTCCTGAATTCGATTGCCAAATTTGAGATTCCCACTCAACCTGGCCTAGCGGCCAATCCTACCTTAGTTGGACTGATCCAGGGAGAGAATCCAGGTTTTGAGCCGGTTAATTCTCAAAATATAAATGAATACCAAAAGGAAAATAATCAATATTCCCAGCTCGTCTGGCGCCAGGATTGGAGTCATGATCGGTTTTTCAGTCTGGCCGGATTTTTTCAGCATTCCCGAGCCACATTCACAACCGACCCCTTCAATGCCTTATCGTATACGTCAGATCCTGACGAACCTTTTTCGGCCGGAGATCAGGACCGATGGGCCTATACTGGAGGGATACGGTTTGATTACAGTCATCGATTAAATTCGAATCATTTAGTGAAAACGGGATTTCAGATTCAAAGGACCCAAGCTGTGAATAAAACCCGGCTATCGGCATTTTTGAGAGATGAAGCCGGTGATCCGGTAGGGGGAGTCATCTCTCGGAATGGCGATAATCGCACCATTGGATGGCGCGAGGAATTCTGGATTCAGGATCAATGGACTCCCTGGGCTCAATGGACCTTTAATCTTGGTGTTCGCTTCGATCAAATCCAGGCGTTAACCAATGATATGCAAGTGAGTCCGCGGATAGGTGCTACATACGCCATGACTCCAAATCATGTCTTTCATGCCTTCTACGGGAGATTGTTTACTCCGCCAAATATAGAAAGTGTGCCTTTTCTTCAACTGAACACGGTAGGAACTACGGCGGAGCCAGAGAATTTGACTAATACCACGGTGAAACCCGAACGGGCTCATTATTTTGAGGTCGGTTCTGCCCATGCCTTGGGGGATTCTTTGTCAATAGAATTGACCGGTTATTATAAATTAAGTAAAAATTTATCCGACGCCGGACAATTCGGAACAACCCCGCTCCTTAATTATTTTGCGTTTAAACGCGGTTGGCAGCGGGGAATCGACTTGGCTGTGAAAGCCAAGTTTTTAGAAAATCTATATGGGCGTGGGAATGTCGCATGGGGCCAGTGTCGAGGGAAAAAGCTTCAATCAGGTTTTATGTTGTTAGAGCAGGAAGAAATTAATGATATCAATTCCAGCAGTGGAGTATATTGTGATCATATGCAACTGGTCACCAGTTCGGCTGTCCTAACTTATCGTCCGTTCACGAAAACAACTATCACTGGGCAAATGTTATTTGGGTCGGGGATGCGGACAACAGACGGGGGAGGAAAAACCAATGCCACCCATAGCCCGTCGTATACCACTTATAATCTTTCCATTGAGCATCTGCTTCCTCTATGGGATAAGTATAAACTGTTGCTTGGGTTTGATGTCATTAATCTGCTCGACCAACATGTGTTTTTAAATGATGGAGAGGGAAGTATTGGGCTTGGTGTGGCACATGCTAATATGCCGCGATCTTTTTTCTTTCGTGGGCAATTCTTTTTCGGTGGATAA
- a CDS encoding energy transducer TonB encodes MSGSRILVFSLSIFWLVSLPWSSYSAESDFATHDSDHEDDREVETLPAVHVHGLRLNKDQQIGPVPQRTPWPTVPPTLDGQVLDDWLKARILVSKSSEVTVVILQPATHRELTQSSLAALKQWTFLPQMDGDEPIDGEVSLRIHFRTQ; translated from the coding sequence ATGAGTGGTTCGCGAATTCTTGTCTTCTCTTTGTCCATTTTCTGGCTGGTGAGTCTTCCCTGGTCATCGTATTCGGCTGAATCCGATTTTGCGACTCATGATTCTGACCACGAGGATGATCGAGAGGTTGAGACTCTTCCTGCTGTTCATGTTCATGGATTACGACTAAATAAAGACCAACAAATAGGACCGGTCCCTCAACGGACACCCTGGCCGACGGTTCCGCCCACCTTAGATGGGCAGGTCCTAGATGATTGGCTCAAAGCTCGAATTTTGGTTAGTAAATCTTCCGAGGTGACGGTCGTGATCCTTCAACCTGCCACGCATCGAGAACTCACTCAATCCTCATTGGCAGCTCTCAAACAATGGACGTTCTTACCTCAAATGGATGGAGATGAACCAATTGATGGTGAAGTCTCACTCCGTATTCACTTCCGCACTCAGTAA
- a CDS encoding CBS domain-containing protein, with protein sequence MLVQEVLSTGVVTALPTDSVRSVVIKMLSRHCGAVPVIDEHQNLIGLVALRDVMLPLFPNFGDYIHDNVHSRDFTEMEEGYPDILRKKIESIMSKNPLTVAPHTPILEAPSFMGRKHFRRIPVAENGKLLGMISIGDINRGLFFQRGFLGQ encoded by the coding sequence ATGTTAGTCCAAGAAGTCCTGTCCACTGGAGTCGTAACCGCGTTACCAACAGATTCAGTACGATCAGTCGTCATTAAAATGCTCAGCCGCCATTGCGGAGCAGTACCTGTCATTGACGAACATCAAAACTTAATCGGACTCGTCGCTCTTCGAGATGTCATGCTTCCCCTCTTCCCTAATTTTGGGGATTATATACATGACAATGTTCATAGCCGAGATTTCACGGAAATGGAGGAGGGATACCCGGACATCCTTCGAAAAAAAATCGAATCAATTATGAGCAAAAATCCCCTTACCGTAGCCCCACATACCCCAATTCTTGAAGCCCCCTCATTTATGGGGAGAAAACATTTTCGTCGCATCCCGGTTGCTGAAAATGGGAAGCTTCTGGGAATGATCAGCATTGGAGATATTAACCGTGGCCTGTTTTTCCAGAGAGGGTTTCTGGGTCAGTAA
- a CDS encoding Flp family type IVb pilin codes for MGNFFSNDQGTAAIEYSLLLSLIGMAVIGSLQLLGTNVFDGISTLNQVFVSTQLKDDSLPHP; via the coding sequence ATGGGTAATTTTTTTTCCAATGACCAGGGGACGGCAGCGATAGAATATTCCCTACTTTTAAGTTTAATCGGGATGGCGGTTATCGGATCTCTTCAGTTATTAGGCACCAATGTGTTTGATGGTATTTCTACTCTGAATCAGGTGTTTGTATCGACCCAATTAAAGGATGACTCGTTGCCTCACCCTTAG
- a CDS encoding OmpA family protein yields the protein MNHQAFDTLTTGPPQATMTSLSTSELQGSSSLTQRVSISQAAKNGLSQEKDIIDPFPTVYFPFDSWEISSEVQDRLDATANWMNRFPNYGLTIEGHTDVRGTESYNMILGDRRARAVKEYLADLGISRKRLDVVSFGNTLVLCEIDDEHQCHQFNRRADLLLE from the coding sequence ATGAATCATCAGGCTTTTGATACCTTGACTACAGGGCCACCCCAGGCCACCATGACCTCTCTTTCGACATCGGAACTTCAAGGCTCCTCGAGTCTTACCCAACGGGTGAGCATTTCTCAAGCCGCGAAGAACGGATTATCTCAGGAAAAAGACATAATAGACCCATTCCCCACTGTGTATTTCCCTTTTGATAGTTGGGAGATTTCGTCAGAAGTTCAAGACCGTCTGGATGCCACTGCTAATTGGATGAATCGCTTTCCGAATTATGGCCTCACTATTGAGGGGCATACCGATGTACGTGGTACAGAAAGTTATAACATGATTCTTGGTGATCGACGAGCAAGAGCCGTCAAAGAATATCTAGCGGATCTAGGAATTTCACGCAAACGTCTTGATGTGGTTTCTTTTGGTAATACCTTGGTTCTGTGCGAGATCGATGATGAGCATCAATGTCATCAATTTAATCGACGTGCAGACTTGCTGCTGGAATAA
- a CDS encoding transcriptional repressor, which yields MTRTRQAVLALLQRTRQPVSANEIFDQLQQEKVAIDLVTVYRTMHVLKELGLVLQLDLHQEGLSRYELKEGREHHHHIRCQICGLIVDLLLCPLKKVTKLIEQQTQFIVDDHTLEFTGLCPQCQ from the coding sequence ATGACCCGTACTCGCCAAGCGGTATTGGCGTTATTGCAAAGGACTCGCCAACCAGTTAGTGCCAACGAAATTTTTGATCAATTGCAACAGGAAAAAGTGGCAATTGATTTGGTGACCGTATACCGAACCATGCACGTGCTGAAAGAACTGGGCTTGGTTCTCCAATTGGACCTTCATCAGGAAGGTCTCTCAAGGTATGAACTGAAAGAAGGGCGGGAACATCACCATCATATTCGTTGCCAGATCTGTGGTCTTATCGTGGACTTGTTGTTATGCCCATTAAAAAAAGTCACAAAATTGATTGAACAACAGACGCAATTTATCGTGGATGATCATACGTTGGAGTTCACGGGATTGTGTCCACAATGTCAATAA
- a CDS encoding MerC domain-containing protein, translated as MINTLGPRLSKAGSIASLVCAVHCALTPLALIALPVIAAHSWDGLDGILGAFWADTTEWMFLGVIALLAGFGLLATYPRHRDSRPALLTAGGLVVLMAAHLFFESGGGVEIVLDVIGASMIALAGFWNRRLCHHLGCHTHEHTHEAGSPKIQPLPDLSSNS; from the coding sequence ATGATCAACACTCTTGGACCGAGACTTTCAAAAGCTGGCTCTATCGCCTCTCTGGTGTGTGCCGTGCATTGTGCGTTAACGCCTCTGGCATTGATTGCCCTTCCCGTCATTGCCGCACATTCGTGGGATGGTCTTGATGGAATTTTAGGAGCCTTTTGGGCGGATACCACCGAATGGATGTTTTTAGGGGTGATAGCCTTATTGGCAGGTTTTGGATTGTTGGCGACCTATCCTAGGCACCGAGATAGCCGTCCTGCTCTTCTGACTGCTGGCGGACTCGTGGTGTTAATGGCTGCCCATCTCTTTTTTGAATCAGGCGGGGGTGTGGAGATAGTTCTTGATGTGATTGGAGCATCCATGATCGCACTGGCCGGGTTTTGGAATCGACGTTTATGCCACCATTTGGGTTGCCATACTCATGAGCATACGCATGAAGCTGGCAGTCCTAAAATTCAACCTCTTCCCGATTTATCCTCAAATTCTTAA
- a CDS encoding 3-deoxy-7-phosphoheptulonate synthase, whose translation MAEPINNRNIIDISPLPTPKQMQSSLPLPESTGQMVLQSRQAIRDILHGQDSHRLLVIIGPCSIHDPDAAILYAERLKLVADRIQEHALIVLRTYFEKPRTTVGWKGLINDPHLDGSCEIGGGFELARSILLRINNLGLPCATEFLDPVTPQYISDLISWAAIGARTTESQTHREMASGLSMPVGLKNGTDGGLQVALNAMIAARHPQSFIGVNADGLTSIIKTNGNPDRHLVLRGGGGRVNYNPEDISEAVRCLTKEGIRRPIMVDCSHGNSEKDHTRQVPVARSVVEQFTNGQNAILGLLIESNLKPGNQKWEAGKPLEWGISITDACIGWEETEQLLDDLAETMDKSAKSKILTS comes from the coding sequence ATGGCAGAACCCATTAATAACCGAAACATTATCGATATTTCTCCACTTCCTACCCCAAAACAGATGCAAAGTTCACTGCCCTTGCCTGAAAGCACCGGACAAATGGTTCTTCAGTCCCGGCAAGCCATTCGAGATATTCTTCACGGGCAAGACTCCCATCGCCTGCTAGTTATTATTGGCCCGTGTTCAATACATGATCCGGATGCGGCCATCCTTTATGCCGAACGCCTCAAACTGGTCGCTGACCGCATTCAGGAACATGCCCTGATCGTCCTTAGAACCTATTTTGAAAAGCCTCGCACGACGGTGGGTTGGAAGGGCCTTATCAACGATCCCCATTTAGATGGATCCTGCGAAATTGGAGGAGGATTTGAACTGGCCCGTTCTATTTTACTCAGGATTAATAACTTGGGGTTGCCCTGTGCGACGGAGTTTTTGGATCCTGTCACACCCCAATATATTTCAGACTTAATCAGCTGGGCGGCAATTGGAGCACGAACCACCGAAAGTCAAACCCACCGGGAAATGGCCAGTGGTCTCTCCATGCCTGTTGGCCTGAAAAATGGAACGGATGGTGGGCTCCAAGTCGCTCTCAATGCCATGATTGCCGCACGACACCCTCAAAGCTTTATAGGGGTAAATGCGGACGGTCTCACTTCAATTATTAAAACAAATGGCAATCCAGACCGACACCTAGTTCTTCGTGGTGGCGGTGGCCGAGTCAACTATAACCCGGAAGATATTTCCGAGGCGGTGCGTTGTCTAACGAAAGAAGGCATTCGTCGCCCGATCATGGTTGACTGCTCTCATGGCAATTCAGAAAAAGATCATACGCGTCAGGTTCCGGTGGCTCGATCCGTGGTCGAGCAATTCACCAATGGGCAAAACGCTATCCTTGGCCTATTAATTGAAAGTAATCTGAAGCCGGGCAATCAAAAATGGGAAGCGGGGAAACCCCTGGAGTGGGGAATATCAATTACAGATGCCTGTATCGGGTGGGAAGAAACCGAACAGCTTCTTGATGATTTGGCTGAAACAATGGATAAGTCGGCTAAAAGTAAGATTTTGACTTCTTAA
- a CDS encoding flagellar biosynthesis anti-sigma factor FlgM produces the protein MSQIPDVRQARIAQIQQAIDSQTYAIAAEKLADSLIQELHPHPQETRPATKS, from the coding sequence ATGTCTCAGATTCCGGATGTTCGACAAGCCAGAATTGCACAGATTCAACAAGCCATTGACTCACAGACCTATGCTATTGCTGCTGAAAAGTTAGCAGACTCACTCATTCAGGAACTTCATCCTCACCCACAAGAAACTCGCCCGGCAACCAAGTCATAA
- a CDS encoding tetratricopeptide repeat protein — protein MMWTFILLMVLLNACTSPSRKPSPPSRSSLPAITGESQTPDLENQLLATVKHAESLGPGNPLLLSSLYSLATYYEDRKEYDKAAVQYERALKLKEAASGPNHPDVAAILQRYARLLQAANRQPEAANLLLRSEAILAQTSPPSSSQ, from the coding sequence ATGATGTGGACCTTCATCCTTCTGATGGTCCTGCTCAACGCATGTACCTCCCCGTCAAGAAAACCCTCTCCCCCTTCTAGATCCTCGCTTCCTGCAATAACCGGGGAGTCACAAACCCCCGACCTGGAAAATCAATTATTGGCCACCGTTAAACATGCTGAAAGCTTAGGACCGGGGAACCCCCTGCTCTTAAGTAGTCTGTATAGCCTGGCCACCTATTACGAAGATCGGAAAGAATATGACAAAGCTGCTGTTCAATATGAGCGGGCCCTCAAATTAAAAGAAGCCGCGAGTGGCCCCAACCATCCAGACGTGGCTGCCATCCTTCAACGATATGCACGACTGCTGCAAGCAGCTAACCGACAACCGGAAGCGGCGAATCTCCTTCTTCGTTCTGAAGCCATCCTCGCTCAAACCTCGCCTCCCTCTTCCAGTCAATGA
- a CDS encoding FAD-binding oxidoreductase, with product MSELKLQGPEIMQEFKAHVSRIKDLTPDVRELELNLTAPDSIKFKAGQWISLNVWHPVLKQHVARQYSIASPPSQSHQVNLLFNRVPDGPASSYLFGLHEGDPVTFQGPNGSFYLEEKPGRDLVFVATGTGIAPFRSMISTFLKQPEAGILTLFWGLRSERDLYYQDELGTLAERYSNFRFMTTLSRPQNVWKGSTGRVTTLVENHIASVSNVTFYLCGNGGMIRDTTAIVRKKGLCPIRTEQYYDKAGAGTGD from the coding sequence GTGAGTGAGCTCAAACTGCAGGGTCCCGAAATAATGCAAGAGTTTAAGGCCCATGTCAGTCGAATCAAGGACCTGACCCCTGATGTCCGGGAGTTGGAACTCAACCTTACCGCTCCGGATTCAATTAAATTCAAGGCCGGGCAGTGGATCTCTCTGAACGTCTGGCATCCGGTTTTGAAACAGCATGTTGCACGTCAGTATTCAATTGCTTCGCCTCCGAGTCAGTCCCATCAGGTCAATCTCCTCTTTAACCGGGTACCCGATGGCCCGGCCTCCAGCTATTTGTTTGGGCTTCATGAAGGGGATCCCGTAACATTTCAAGGGCCCAATGGGTCGTTTTATCTCGAAGAGAAACCCGGACGAGACCTCGTTTTTGTGGCCACCGGCACCGGTATCGCCCCGTTTCGTTCGATGATCTCCACATTCCTAAAACAGCCGGAAGCTGGAATTCTGACGTTATTTTGGGGGTTGCGGAGCGAGCGAGACCTTTACTACCAAGATGAATTGGGAACCCTTGCAGAGCGGTATTCCAATTTCAGATTTATGACCACTCTCTCCCGTCCCCAAAATGTTTGGAAAGGATCGACCGGAAGAGTGACAACATTAGTGGAGAACCACATTGCATCAGTGAGCAATGTGACGTTTTATCTATGCGGAAATGGCGGCATGATACGAGACACGACCGCCATTGTGAGAAAAAAAGGCCTCTGTCCCATTCGCACTGAACAATACTATGACAAAGCCGGGGCCGGAACAGGCGATTGA
- a CDS encoding DUF481 domain-containing protein produces MTLRLKLFIVLFSITLISAGGPLYAAVSGQISLKDGTILQGKIFGMTNGVLRVRASASMHNPIPLRWKEVTGLTTEEPVRVVLDTGEIYEGRLQLAESGTIQVLRDQDSDPLMITLNSVKAIKSSKEEAMAGEESEELDEITLKNGIHLVGTIDSMEDKALTLKTAYAGDILVQWDEVEQLQSRTPFSVQVFEEEKDSDGDGFLKTSRTTMNALGGSGGLSPARVKTINIPELRYKGNFDLGGNRTKGNTDTTAVNASTDNTVWTERHRGLLSGKYAFAQADGDNTAKNARGTLGYDYFFTKRLFANSYEFLEYDKFQGLDLRSTTGLGLGYQFFDTPSHSLSGSIGPAFVYEKFQETGTTKTATAAWGVDWTYDLISDRLRVYHRQKGFRDLGVGGSTALRLTAEQGARIEVYGNLFLKVAFEYRYNSDPEPGKKKSDDAFIWALGYEFSN; encoded by the coding sequence ATGACATTGAGATTGAAACTCTTCATCGTACTTTTTAGTATTACGCTAATAAGTGCGGGCGGTCCTCTTTATGCAGCAGTCTCAGGACAGATTTCTCTCAAAGATGGCACCATTCTCCAAGGCAAGATATTTGGCATGACGAATGGTGTCCTCCGGGTGAGAGCGTCGGCGAGTATGCACAATCCTATTCCGCTTCGTTGGAAAGAGGTGACAGGGTTGACGACTGAAGAGCCGGTCAGGGTGGTTCTGGATACCGGCGAGATTTATGAAGGCCGACTCCAATTGGCTGAGTCCGGGACAATCCAGGTGTTGAGAGACCAGGACTCGGATCCCCTGATGATCACCCTTAATTCCGTAAAGGCTATCAAAAGCTCAAAAGAGGAAGCCATGGCGGGTGAAGAGAGTGAAGAGTTAGATGAGATCACTCTCAAAAATGGCATACATCTGGTCGGAACCATTGACTCGATGGAAGACAAAGCTCTTACTCTCAAAACTGCTTATGCGGGGGATATATTGGTTCAGTGGGATGAGGTAGAACAACTCCAATCCCGAACACCGTTTTCTGTTCAAGTTTTTGAAGAGGAGAAAGATTCCGATGGAGATGGTTTTCTCAAAACCTCCCGTACGACTATGAACGCGTTAGGCGGAAGTGGAGGTTTATCGCCGGCGCGTGTGAAGACCATCAATATTCCAGAACTTCGCTATAAAGGAAACTTCGACCTGGGAGGTAACCGCACGAAGGGGAATACGGACACCACGGCTGTGAACGCCTCAACCGACAATACGGTGTGGACAGAACGACACCGTGGCCTCTTGAGCGGCAAGTATGCCTTTGCCCAGGCGGATGGAGATAACACAGCCAAGAATGCCAGAGGCACACTAGGTTATGATTATTTTTTCACCAAAAGGTTGTTTGCCAACAGTTACGAATTCCTCGAATATGATAAGTTTCAGGGATTGGATCTCCGGAGTACGACCGGCCTGGGTCTCGGGTATCAATTTTTCGATACCCCAAGCCATAGCTTAAGTGGGTCCATTGGTCCGGCATTTGTTTACGAAAAATTTCAAGAGACCGGGACGACCAAAACCGCTACCGCTGCGTGGGGAGTGGATTGGACTTATGATCTGATTTCAGATCGATTACGAGTGTATCACCGCCAAAAAGGATTTCGCGATCTGGGAGTAGGGGGAAGTACCGCTCTGCGGTTGACAGCGGAGCAAGGAGCTCGCATAGAAGTGTATGGAAATTTGTTTTTGAAGGTGGCGTTCGAATACCGGTATAACAGTGACCCGGAGCCGGGGAAAAAGAAATCGGATGATGCGTTCATCTGGGCACTGGGGTATGAGTTTTCGAATTAA